The following coding sequences lie in one Plasmodium sp. gorilla clade G2 genome assembly, chromosome: 11 genomic window:
- a CDS encoding metabolite/drug transporter, putative: MKKWKEKRRWHINIILMFLHHFFDRINYSMRNTFLHDHYIFMKFKKNKIIGLLSIINSSVCLVISPIVGYYCDKHKKERKKMLQFISVSYLLVNIIHYMFIRTNSLSLIIFVTAISKMLHECSHVITESIFIESIDRGKKSLIFTYQKLISTVATMLGPFFCLILFYVYNDKWNIKNIFIIFQFSILTIVPQTVISFLWENKTVDTIKNSEEIELLTKKNDKKNMFCFSTKHIPYIVFVSHMITLAGAGMTFKYFSLFLKSEYKVSPILMCILNIVIPVLLTVFTYISQKLSKCIGRAQVSLFFTTIGFLLLCSLLYIQNYKDVLKVHVFRSVFQNCTNSIDKSILYDFIDTNRYTGRWMGVQSLYYLVWSISAYFGGWLSDISSYRNTFKITTFFYLISLIIYAPLLWLVPVKEIV; encoded by the exons atgaaaaaatggaAAGAGAAAAGAAGATGGCATATAAACATTATATTGATGTTTTTACATCATTTCTTCGATAGAATTAATTACTCCATGAGGAACACATTTTTACATGATcactatatttttatgaaatttaaaaagaataaaattattgGACTTCTATCAATAATTAATTCAAGTGTCTGTTTAGTTATATCACCAATAGTTGGATATTATTGTGATAAgcataaaaaagaaaggaaaaaaatgttaCAGTTTATATCAGTATCTTATTTGCTagttaatattattcattatatgtttatacgGACCAACAGTTTAAGTTTAATCATATTTGTAACAGCCATTTCAAAAATGCTGCATGAATGTTCTCATGTAATAACAGAATCGATATTTATAGAAAGTATAGATAGag GGAAAAAAAGCTTGATATTTACCTACCAGAAACTCATAAGTACAGTTGCTACTATGCTAGGACCATTTTTTTgtctaatattattttatgtatataacgataaatggaatataaaaaatattttcatcatatttcaattttctatattaacTATTGTACCACAAACTGTTATAAGTTTTCTATGGGAAAATAAAACTGTAGATACTATAAAAAATTCAGAAGAAATAGAACTactaacaaaaaaaaatgataaaaaaaatatgttctGTTTTTCTACGAAACATATACCATATATTGTTTTTGTCTCTCACATGATAACCCTAGCAGGAGCAG gAATGACATTTAAATACTTTTcgttatttttaaaatcagAATATAAGGTTTCACCAATATTAATGTGTATTCTTAATATTGTTATTCCGGTGTTGTTAACTGTTTTTACATAca TTTCACAGAAATTGTCCAAATGTATTGGAAGGGCTCAGGTTTCTTTGTTCTTTACAACCATTGGTTTTCT gcTTTTGTGTTCATTGCTATATATTCAGAATTATAAAGATGTCTTAAAAGTACATGTTTTTAG gaGTGTTTTTCAAAATTGCACGAATTCAATAGATAAAagtattttatatgattttattGATACAAATAGATATACAG gaAGATGGATGGGTGTACAAAGCTTATACTATTTAGTATGGTCCATTAGTGCTTATTTtg gTGGTTGGTTGTCAGATATATCGTCATATAGAAATACGTTTAAAATAAcaa CATTCTTTTATTTGATCTCACTGATAATTTACGCTCCCCTATTATGGTTAGTTCCTGTTAAGGAAATTGTCTGA
- a CDS encoding calcium/calmodulin-dependent protein kinase, putative, protein MTNSYDHDNNIFFEEKKKKRKRSLSINSNYPNKIHISRENKKKKTKKKIIKLENEKIEDYFLIKKFLPICEEFLLKNEDNVFFHFFKKNKEMLMENIKMVNGNINKSNREAKYNNQSCKELQDSYHKNKNNPHDVGSLYDNNYSYESMENMLKEKKKKKTKKEKSRKFNLYKSYIKFTKKNLKEIELPFDRAVLLNVIDKKDNTKKIIKIINKQKVLNSFGESWQYMMEYIISLNEHKNLMKIFNIYDDNKNFYIVMEKLYGKELFNFLVYKKQVKENICKYIISQILQAVYYLHNHNIIHRDIKPENLMFRHKKTKHKGYMYNYELVLIDYDTCHFINNSEQASTNILMNTLVSSYGITNQNCNTYNNNHNHNNNNYDYYNTCSQNKSYQHRNINTHNNNIHHNNNQLYSNTHAATANCLLNHVDNNPASQKKKTTSENNKELENETNKTPYEKYEEKKIYPKQKNPITNIYLYNQSKDITKRICSKNHQTNEIKNTNNDDQTNNHRTSSNKKYIKLVGTYGYIAPEIIKGFNYSILSDMWSIGIIFYILMTGITPLPMCLMVNYKNTKDILLKKEKKGINFNLLSFHNYPIAKDLCEQFLQFDPNKRISSTVSAANHPWLKYFLILNKNKKKKKKKKKKKNFMCTTRWIYQHSEDKQQKKEKKKKRNKQKNKNKKNKNMDNKTYSFCYDQMVKEVDHDKSVENVNKMNNLNKMNNLNKMNNLNNMNNIYNMNNSYSLYNDNYFKSRNTWHHEINNQLNVINKYIYPFTCTNKNMKENNTYINTYKNNTYINTYKNNTNLFLHNNNYYYNKNDEHIINNNNSKHLNIFNKDTYAYPSFTIQEHNKNKNNNNNNNNNNNYNNNNNYNNNNKMEESLHNNIIYQKNKQKNIYNQCMENNSIIIDEYQNNLHNNNKPSFIQEQHKMYPNNSSQKYSFKNYDVNNNSSLKEKKVNTQSFLNTTKESEKINDEAKQNNIISRHFNHTKKENETEQCMNDINKRDIIQPLKDININVINFFDEYHPSNGNIFITTKHLSENTYSNEKFIELFENFVQKKKKKILSFHNNFNEFPIINNNNNNNNNNNIEINQNYIQGNLHLQNIKNDIHLINKQLDIKKKKNEYQTNHQNYVYQKQTNLYKPNIIVKTEKENERRNVRGNEKNNEKEYKIQENYINNIQHNNDNIQIYKDKKINFMNTNSVNMYHDNMSKNMNIDNYSMFNMYEKEQKEIREKILNDSTNKQRYINNNDSYDYNICNNNTNNHEDEYNTYKKFSHTTPKKRSHSLIQQNVDEQYEETQIYDITNDIHDNNNNNKMNNQCASQNKEINSIKVYSDKPNNHSNIYKNRTQNKDSTNTFSTYTNNLSSSLKHMNNTLLCKKKKKEKNNIIYDNLITITVSCDSSIYNKNQNNTYSSYQNNINNPYMNQSNYYIENKFQKTLNPYELDHISKNLPHFYQLPNQLNSCEINNNKMKRKKNCNSQNI, encoded by the coding sequence ATGACAAATAGCTACGATCATGATAAcaacatattttttgaagagaaaaagaagaaaagaaaaagaagccTTTCTATAAACTCAAACTACCCaaataaaattcatatatcaagagaaaataaaaaaaaaaagacaaaaaagaaaataataaaattagagaatgaaaaaattgaagattattttttaataaaaaagtttTTACCCATATGTgaagaatttttattaaaaaatgaagacaatgtgtttttccatttttttaaaaaaaacaaagaaatGCTAATggaaaacataaaaatggtaaatggaaatataaataaatcaaacAGAGAagcaaaatataataatcaatCGTGTAAAGAATTACAAGACAGTTAtcataaaaacaaaaataatccACATGATGTTGGTagtttatatgataataattattcatatgaatcaatggaaaatatgttaaaggaaaaaaaaaaaaaaaaaacgaaaaaagaaaaaagtagaaaatttaatttatataaaagttatataaaatttacaaaaaagaatttaaaagaaattgaATTACCTTTTGATCGAGCTGTTCTATTAAATGTAATTGATAAAAAAGacaatacaaaaaaaataataaaaataataaataaacaaaaagtaTTGAATTCATTTGGAGAATCATGGCAATATATGatggaatatattatatcattaaatgaacataaaaatttaatgaaaatatttaatatatatgatgataataaaaatttttatattgttatgGAGAAATTATATggaaaagaattatttaatttcttagtttataaaaaacaagtgaaagaaaatatctgtaaatatattataagtcAAATATTACAAGCTGTctattatttacataatcataatattattcatagaGATATTAAACCAGAAAATCTTATGTTTAgacataaaaaaacaaaacataaaggttatatgtataattatgaACTTGTTTTAATTGATTATGATACAtgtcattttataaataattcagAACAAGCATctacaaatattttaatgaaCACATTGGTTTCTTCATATGGAATAACAAATCAAAATTGTAATACTtacaataataatcataatcataataataataattatgattattataatacttGTTCACAAAATAAATCTTATCAACATAGAAATATAAACAcccataataataatattcatcataataataatcaattATATTCCAACACACATGCAGCTACAGCAAATTGCTTGCTAAATCATGTGGATAATAACCCAGCtagccaaaaaaaaaaaacaacatcTGAAAATAACAAAGAATTGGAAAACGAAACAAATAAAACaccatatgaaaaatatgaagaaaaaaaaatatatccaaaacaaaaaaatccaattacaaatatatatttatataaccaATCAAAAGACATAACAAAAAGAATATGTTCAAAAAATCATCAAactaatgaaataaaaaatacaaataatgatgatcAAACAAATAATCATAGAACAAGTagtaataagaaatatataaaattagtgGGAACATATGGATATATAGCTCCTGAAATTATTAAAGGTTTTAATTATTCTATTTTATCAGATATGTGGTCTATAGGaattatattctatattttaATGACTGGTATTACTCCTTTACCTATGTGTTTAATggttaattataaaaatactaaagatatattattaaagaaagaaaaaaaaggcaTAAATTTTAATCTTTTATCATTCCATAATTATCCAATTGCAAAAGATTTATGTGAACAATTCTTGCAGTTTGATCCAAACAAAAGAATATCCAGCACAGTTTCTGCAGCTAATCATCCATGGTTGAAGTATTTCCttatattaaacaaaaataaaaaaaaaaaaaaaaaaaaaaagaaaaaaaaaaatttcatgtGCACCACTCGTTGGATATATCAACACAGTGAAGacaaacaacaaaaaaaagaaaagaagaaaaagaggaacaaacaaaaaaataaaaacaaaaaaaataaaaatatggacAATAAGACTTATAGTTTTTGTTATGATCAAATGGTGAAAGAGGTAGACCATGATAAAAGTGTAGaaaatgttaataaaatgaataatttgaataaaatgaataatttgaataaaatgaataatttgaataatatgaataatatttataatatgaacaattcaTATAGTTTATATAacgataattattttaaatctCGTAATACTTGGCATCATGAAATTAATAATCAACtaaatgttataaataaatatatatatccatttaCATGtactaataaaaatatgaaagaaaataatacatacatcaatacttataaaaataatacatatatcaatacttataaaaataatacaaatttattcttacataataataactattattataataaaaatgatgaacatataattaataataataattctaaacatttaaatatatttaataaagacACATATGCATATCCTTCATTTACAATACaagaacataataaaaataaaaacaacaataataataataataataataataattataataataataataattataataataataataagatggAAGAAtctttacataataatattatctatcaaaagaataaacaaaaaaatatatataatcaatgtatggaaaataattctattattatagatgaatatcaaaataatctacataataataataagccATCATTTATTCAAGAACAACATAAAATGTATCCAAATAATTCTTCACAAAAATATTCTTTCAAAAATTAtgatgttaataataattcttccttaaaagaaaaaaaagtgaaCACACAAAGTTTTCTTAATACAACAAAAGAAAGTGAGAAAATAAACGATGAAGccaaacaaaataatattatatctagACATTTTAATCATaccaaaaaagaaaatgaaacaGAACAATGTATGAATGATATAAACAAAAGAGATATAATACAACctttaaaagatataaacataaatgttataaatttttttgatGAATATCATCCAAGCAATGGAAACATTTTTATCACTACAAAACATCTGTCAGAAAATACATACAGCAATGAAAAATTTATTGAATTATTTGAAAATtttgtacaaaaaaaaaaaaaaaaaattctttcttttcataACAATTTTAATGAATTCCCtatcataaataataataataataataataataataacaatattgagataaatcaaaattatattcaAGGGAATTTacatttacaaaatataaaaaatgatatacatttaattaataaacaattagatataaaaaaaaaaaaaaatgaatatcaAACAAATCAtcaaaattatgtatatcaAAAACAAactaatttatataaacccAACATTATAGTCAAAactgaaaaagaaaatgaaagaaGAAATGTAAGGggaaatgaaaagaataatgaaaaagaatataaaatccaagaaaattatatcaaCAACATTCAACATAATAATGACAACATACAAATTTATAAGGACAAAAAGATCAATTTTATGAATACTAATTCAGTTAATATGTATCATGATAATATGTccaaaaatatgaacattgATAATTATTCTATGTTTAATATGTATGAGAAGGAACAAAAAGAAATCagagaaaaaatattgaatgattcaacaaataaacaaaggtatataaacaataatgATAGTTATGATTATAACatttgtaataataacaCAAATAATCATgaagatgaatataatacttataaaaaattttctcATACAACTCCAAAGAAAAGATCTCATTCACTTATTCAACAAAATGTTGATGAGCAATATGAAGAGACacaaatatatgatataacaaatgacatacatgataataataataataataagatgaATAATCAGTGTGCTTctcaaaataaagaaataaattctATAAAAGTATATTCAGACAAACCTAATAATCatagtaatatttataaaaatagaacACAAAATAAAGATTCAACTAATACTTTTTCTACATACacaaataatttatcaagctcattaaaacatatgaataatactttattatgtaaaaaaaagaaaaaagaaaaaaataatataatatatgataatttaattaCTATTACTGTATCATGTGAttcttctatatataataaaaatcaaaataacaCTTACTCTtcatatcaaaataatattaataatccATATATGAATCaatcaaattattatatagaaaataaatttcAAAAAACACTCAATCCTTATGAACTTGATCATATTTCAAAAAACTTACCACACTTTTATCAATTACCGAATCAACTTAATAGTtgtgaaataaataataacaaaatgaaaagaaaaaaaaattgtaattCTCAAAATATTTAA
- a CDS encoding histone H4, translating to MSGRGKGGKGLGKGGAKRHRKILRDNIQGITKPAIRRLARRGGVKRISGLIYEEIRGVLKVFLENVIKDSIMYTEHAKRKTVTAMDIVYSLKRQGRTLYGFGG from the coding sequence ATGTCAGGAAGAGGTAAGGGAGGTAAAGGTTTGGGAAAAGGAGGAGCTAAGAGACACAGAAAAATTTTAAGAGATAACATTCAAGGTATTACAAAACCAGCCATCAGACGTTTAGCAAGAAGAGGTGGTGTTAAACGTATTTCTGGtttaatatatgaagaaatCAGAGGAGTTTTAAAAGTTTTCTTAGAAAACGTAATTAAAGATTCCATCATGTATACTGAACACGCTAAAAGAAAAACCGTCACTGCTATGGATATTGTATACTCCTTAAAAAGACAAGGAAGAACTTTATATGGTTTTGGAGGTTAA